One segment of Cataglyphis hispanica isolate Lineage 1 chromosome 23, ULB_Chis1_1.0, whole genome shotgun sequence DNA contains the following:
- the LOC126857956 gene encoding TWiK family of potassium channels protein 18: MSRGAVPMRSSLRSRDSSSTSTGIDPRERVKDCCRKLVAFMCTQVGVGGLVVGYAIVGAFGFVTIETTLIEQPEKGCERDTIRMEYADELWFSTASNQSVNVFNRTAFYVVSNNILRRYQENITNSVRQKENCSDLEPVNIWTFPAALMFCLSVFTMIGYGSLVPKTPWGKGATVIYAVLGIPLYVLYFLNMGSVLAQTFKWLYTRLHECTGQRKPGQRITVPSTACLWVIFGYILAGSIMFAEWEQWDYLDSAYFCVTSLCKIGMGDLVPGWSQGNQITQDNQTKLIINFVYLLLGMGLIAMCYNLMKEDVYVKARELKEQLNQAMDAAHYKMVMCCKSESVD, translated from the coding sequence ATGTCACGCGGCGCGGTACCAATGAGATCCTCTCTGAGAAGCCGAGATTCGTCCTCGACATCGACCGGGATCGATCCTCGAGAGCGCGTCAAGGATTGTTGCCGAAAGCTCGTGGCTTTTATGTGCACCCAAGTGGGCGTAGGCGGATTAGTAGTAGGCTACGCTATAGTAGGCGCATTCGGCTTTGTAACGATCGAGACAACTTTAATCGAACAGCCGGAGAAAGGGTGCGAGCGGGACACCATTCGCATGGAATACGCCGACGAATTATGGTTCAGCACTGCCAGTAATCAATCGGTGAACGTGTTCAATCGCACTGCTTTTTACGTGGTGTCTAACAATATTCTGCGCCGCTACCAGGAAAACATTACCAATAGCGTGCGACAAAAGGAGAATTGCAGCGACCTCGAACCCGTCAATATCTGGACATTTCCCGCAGCGTTGATGTTCTGCCTGTCAGTGTTCACTATGATCGGTTACGGCAGTCTGGTGCCCAAGACACCATGGGGCAAGGGCGCTACCGTGATATACGCGGTCCTCGGCATCCCGCTCTACGTGCTCTATTTCCTAAACATGGGCAGCGTGCTCGCGCAGACTTTTAAGTGGCTCTACACGCGATTGCACGAATGCACCGGCCAACGGAAACCTGGACAGAGAATCACCGTACCCTCCACTGCCTGTCTCTGGGTAATATTTGGCTACATTCTTGCCGGCTCCATTATGTTCGCCGAGTGGGAACAATGGGACTATCTAGACAGCGCTTACTTCTGCGTCACGTCGCTCTGTAAGATCGGTATGGGCGATTTAGTGCCAGGCTGGAGCCAGGGCAACCAGATCACGCAGGATAACCAGACGAAACTCATCATCAATTTTGTCTACTTATTGCTAGGCATGGGCTTGATAGCCATGTGTTACAATTTGATGAAGGAGGATGTATATGTGAAAGCTCGAGAGCTCAAGGAACAACTTAATCAAGCGATGGACGCTGCTCATTATAAGATGGTGATGTGTTGTAAATCGGAATCTGTggattga
- the LOC126857959 gene encoding carbonic anhydrase 2-like isoform X1, with translation MGLVHLLMVTLTLLCTGLQAVTALEWGYWGKYGPKSWPGMCRTGKKQSPIDIVTEDAIRIDLGALKFDRYDFAFSGTLTNNGHTIQVKLHGIPIHVSGGSLPSVYTLEQMHFHWSAEHTVDGSRNPLELHLVHYDNQYANFSEAAQHENGIVVVAVLFEFNNYDNPDLMPILESTKMVSNWVGKNMVPIRTKLIPLMFLPKDHTTYYHYEGSLTTPGCQESVMWFVMTEKLPISEAQVNVFEHVQSNNGTLKYNYRPIQKLGNRKVYHRLDGYNSASSLHTSSIICMIVNVFLVSLLGKNL, from the exons ATGGGTTTAGTTCACTTGCTAATGGTCACACTAACATTGCTTTGCACAG GTTTACAAGCAGTGACAGCACTTGAATGGGGATATTGGGGCAAATATG GACCAAAAAGCTGGCCCGGAATGTGCAGGACAGGAAAGAAACAATCACCGATTGATATCGTGACGGAAGATGCCATAAGAATTGATCTTGGTGCTCTCAAATTCGATCGATACGATTTCGCGTTTTCTGGTACACTTACTAACAATGGACATACCA tACAAGTTAAATTGCATGGTATACCGATCCATGTAAGCGGAGGAAGTTTGCCATCGGTATACACTCTGGAGCAGATGCATTTTCATTGGAGTGCCGAACATACCGTGGACGGTTCTCGTAATCCGTTGGAGTTGCATTTAGTACATTACGACAATCAGTACGCGAATTTTAGCGAAGCCGCGCAGCATGAGAACGGGATTGTCGTTGTCGCGGTTCTGTTTGAA tttaacAATTACGACAATCCGGATTTAATGCCGATTCTAGAGTCGACGAAAATGGTATCAAACTGGGTGGGAAAGAACATGGTACCGATAAGAACTAAACTAATACCTCTGATGTTTCTACCAAAGGATCATACGACATATTATCATTATGAGGGATCTTTGACCACGCCGGGATGCCAGGAATCTGTAATGTGGTTTGTCATGACTGAAAAACTCCCGATATCGGAGGCGCAG GTGAATGTGTTCGAACATGTTCAGAGCAATAATGGCACACTGAAGTACAATTACAGACCCATACAGAAGCTCGGGAATAGAAAGGTGTACCATCGTCTGGACGGATATAACAGCGCATCGTCCTTGCATACTTCGAGTATTATTTGCATGATTGTCAATGTTTTTCTAGTCAGTCTTTTAggcaagaatttataa
- the LOC126857959 gene encoding carbonic anhydrase 2-like isoform X2, with translation MHLFCLIAFLGLQAVTALEWGYWGKYGPKSWPGMCRTGKKQSPIDIVTEDAIRIDLGALKFDRYDFAFSGTLTNNGHTIQVKLHGIPIHVSGGSLPSVYTLEQMHFHWSAEHTVDGSRNPLELHLVHYDNQYANFSEAAQHENGIVVVAVLFEFNNYDNPDLMPILESTKMVSNWVGKNMVPIRTKLIPLMFLPKDHTTYYHYEGSLTTPGCQESVMWFVMTEKLPISEAQVNVFEHVQSNNGTLKYNYRPIQKLGNRKVYHRLDGYNSASSLHTSSIICMIVNVFLVSLLGKNL, from the exons ATGCATCTCTTCTGTCTAATCGCCTTTCTAG GTTTACAAGCAGTGACAGCACTTGAATGGGGATATTGGGGCAAATATG GACCAAAAAGCTGGCCCGGAATGTGCAGGACAGGAAAGAAACAATCACCGATTGATATCGTGACGGAAGATGCCATAAGAATTGATCTTGGTGCTCTCAAATTCGATCGATACGATTTCGCGTTTTCTGGTACACTTACTAACAATGGACATACCA tACAAGTTAAATTGCATGGTATACCGATCCATGTAAGCGGAGGAAGTTTGCCATCGGTATACACTCTGGAGCAGATGCATTTTCATTGGAGTGCCGAACATACCGTGGACGGTTCTCGTAATCCGTTGGAGTTGCATTTAGTACATTACGACAATCAGTACGCGAATTTTAGCGAAGCCGCGCAGCATGAGAACGGGATTGTCGTTGTCGCGGTTCTGTTTGAA tttaacAATTACGACAATCCGGATTTAATGCCGATTCTAGAGTCGACGAAAATGGTATCAAACTGGGTGGGAAAGAACATGGTACCGATAAGAACTAAACTAATACCTCTGATGTTTCTACCAAAGGATCATACGACATATTATCATTATGAGGGATCTTTGACCACGCCGGGATGCCAGGAATCTGTAATGTGGTTTGTCATGACTGAAAAACTCCCGATATCGGAGGCGCAG GTGAATGTGTTCGAACATGTTCAGAGCAATAATGGCACACTGAAGTACAATTACAGACCCATACAGAAGCTCGGGAATAGAAAGGTGTACCATCGTCTGGACGGATATAACAGCGCATCGTCCTTGCATACTTCGAGTATTATTTGCATGATTGTCAATGTTTTTCTAGTCAGTCTTTTAggcaagaatttataa